A stretch of DNA from Gimesia chilikensis:
GCCCTGCACGGTTGCTTCTTCATCGCAGGTACAGGAGAGAATCACATTCGCCGCCTCGGGAGGATTGTCCTTCACCAGTCGCGTGAAGGCCATCAGCATCGCCGCCATGCTGCCTTTAACGTCGCAGGCACCGCGACCGTAAATCCGGCCGTCTTTCTCGGTCCCTTCAAAGGGGGGCACGATCATCCCTTCCGCGGGAACCGTATCCTGGTGCACGTCCATCAGAATCGTGGGCACGCCCTCTTTAACCGGCGTGCGGGCGATCACATTATTCCGCCCGGGAACCACTTCGATTGATTCATATTCGACTCCCAGTTCTTCGAAATAGTCACACAGAAACTGGGTCAGTCTGCCTTCAAAATAAATATCACCGGAAACAGCGCGGCCCATGGGATTCACGCTGGGAATGGCAATCAGTTGTTTTAACAGCTGGACGACATCCATCAAAAAATAACCTTTTCTCGAGCCCGCTTTTGAATACTCTCGCGCTGAATTTTATGTAGTTTTCCACAGCCAGTGTCCCTCAACTGCAGCCCGATTTCTACTGATAACGCATTCAGTTTCTTAAGTTGGTTGAATTTTACAGCCCGGACCGACTCTAATATCAGTAGACCGCGTTTTACCCAAATCACGCTGACCACAAACTCCAAGGAGCCTTATATGAGAAACATACTGAACTGGTCCGCCGCTCTCCTCGCGTTGATCATCACCGCAGCCCCCCTGCAGGCGGATCCGATCCCCGGCGTTGGTCCGGTAAGCGACCCCGTCAAAGTCTTTTCTGATTTCAAATTCACCGAAGGTCCCGCCTTCGACCTCAAAGGCAACCTCTACTTCACCGATATCCCCGCCAACCGGATCTACAAAGTCGATACCGATGGCAAACTCAGCGTCTTCCTGGAACCCTCCAATCACTGCAACGGCCTGATGCTCGATGGCTCCGGCAAACTGCTGGCCTGTGAAATGGATGGCCGCCTGGTCAGCATTAATCTGAAGAACAAGAAAGTGACGCCGCTGGTCTCCGAATACGAAGGCAAACGCTTCAACGCACCGAACGATGTCGTGGTAGACAGTACAGGTGGTATCTACTTCACCGACCCGCATTTCCGCGCTCCCGAACCCCTGCCGCAGGGAACTGTCGCCGTTTACTACCGCTCCGCTGACGGCAAGGTGAGCCGGATCATCGACGATATCAAAGCCCCCAACGGCGTGATTCTCTCTCCGGATGAAAAAACGCTGTATATCATCCCCAGTATGCAGA
This window harbors:
- a CDS encoding SMP-30/gluconolactonase/LRE family protein, with the protein product MRNILNWSAALLALIITAAPLQADPIPGVGPVSDPVKVFSDFKFTEGPAFDLKGNLYFTDIPANRIYKVDTDGKLSVFLEPSNHCNGLMLDGSGKLLACEMDGRLVSINLKNKKVTPLVSEYEGKRFNAPNDVVVDSTGGIYFTDPHFRAPEPLPQGTVAVYYRSADGKVSRIIDDIKAPNGVILSPDEKTLYIIPSMQKEMMAYPVTAPGKIGKGRVFCTLKQAEGYKEPGSGGDGLTIDTNGNLYITTGLGLQVFSPEGKLLGIIDFPEKPANVTFGGKDNSSLFITARTSLYRVDTQAKGHRFPGK